Genomic window (Aquimarina sp. BL5):
TTAGTTTACCAATTTCTAATTGCAGACAACGAATTGTCCATATTTTTGGAGGGAAAACTAATGAGAAACTAGTTCCGGTTGATGAAGAAACCGATTTAGTAAGTATTACAGGATTTGTGTGCAAGCCTGAGTATGCAAAACGTACTCGAGGAGAGCAGTTCTTTTTTGTAAACAATAGGTTTATTAAAAGTGCTTACCTGAATCATGGAGTGAATTCTGCATTCGAAGGATTACTGAAAGAGAAAACACATCCTAGTTATTTTATTTATCTAACAGTAGATCCAATATCAATAGATATTAATATTCACCCTACAAAAACTGAAATTAAGTTTGATGATGAACATGCGTTGTATGCAATGTTGCGATCTACGATAAAACATAGTTTAGGACAATTTAATGTTGCGCCTATATTAGATTTTAATAGAGATGCATCTATGGATACTCCGTATGAGTATAAAAGTAAAATGGTGAAAACGCCAACCATAGAAGTTGATCGAAATTTTAATCCTTTTAAAGAGGAAAAGAAAGAAGATTCATCATTTTCTTCTGCCAAAAGTTATTCTAGTTTTAAGAAAGAATCTACAGGTAGTTGGGAAAATTTATATGCTGGTCTGGATACTACAGAAATACCGTCTAAACCTACTGAAAGTGAATTTTCTTCCATACAGTTTGAAAGTTCTGAGGTAACCGGTTCTTTATTTAATAGTGATCAGGAAGCCGCATTGGAGCATAATACGACATATCAGCTAAGACGAAAATATATTGTGACTACTATTAAAAGTGGTATGGTGATTATTAATCAACACAGAGCACATCAGAGGATATTGTATGAAGAGGTGTTGCGCAATATTACAATGGCTAGTGCTGTAAGCCAGCAGTTACTATTTCCTCTAAAGTTATCTTTTTCTAAACAAGAAATAGCGTTGTTAAAGTCTGTGCGCGAACATTTAGAAAATACTGGCTTTGTTTTTGGAGATATTGCAGGAGAAGAAATATCTATTTCTGGTATACCTACCGTAACTACCGAAAGTGAAGTTTCTGTACTCTTAGAGAAGTTAGTTAGTGATATAGAACAGGAAGTACCTGATAGTGGATTTTCTTTAACTGATTTATTGGCAAGATCTATTTCAGGGAGCATAGCTGTGAGAACAGGAGTGGATCTAGCCAAAGAGCAACAACAGCATATAGTAAATAGTCTTTTTGCTTGCACAGAACCAACAGTAACACCAGATAATAAGCCAACTTTCATCACGTTAACAGTAGATGATATAGATAAAAAATTTTAAAAGTAAATGAGGGGAATTTCACCAGCTGTAAAGCACATATTAATTATTAATGTAATTTTTTGGATAGGAACAATATCTTTAGGAAGAGGAGTTTTATTTGAGAACCTTTTTGCCTACCATTTTGTTATGAGTGATTTGTTTAAGCCTTGGCAGGTTTTTACGCATATGTTTATGCATGCAGGATATGTTCCAACTCCAGGAGGTGGAGAGACAATTTATTTTCAGCATATATTATTTAATATGTTCGGTCTTTGGATGTTTGGAACGCCAGTTGAGAAGTTTTTAGGAACAAAGAAGTTTGTGTTTTTTTATATTTCCGCAGGTTTGGGAGCTTTATTAATACACGCTGGATGGGATTATTTTCAGTTTCAGTCAGAACTTACTTCCTTAGTAAATGCTGGTTTTGATAAGGAATCAGTTTTGGGGATACTTAACGAGGGACATATGACTCATCCAGAATATGATAAATGGGCATTAGTTCTAGGTGATGATGGATTTCAAAGTCTTGGAAGAAATTTCATGGGTACTTTGGTAGGTGCTTCTGGAGCTTTAATGGGAGTACTGGTCGCTTTTGGTGTTTTGTTTCCAGAGACACCGTTAATGTTGATATTTCTTCCTATACCTATAAAAGCAAAATATTTTATTCCTGCTATACTCTTATTAGATCTATTTTCTATGCTGTCAGGATATTCCATTTTTAGCCCATCAAATACGGCTTATTTAGCTCACTTAGGAGGAGCTCTGTTTGGATTTATGATGGTTTGGTACTGGAAAAAGAATTCGTTTAATCAAAATCGTTGGAACTAATGTCGCAGATAGACGATTTAAAATTGAAGTTTAAGAGATTTACTATTATTGAGAAATTGATAGTAATCAATATTGTTGTATTCGTATCTTTTTACCTGTTAAATACGTTTGCTTTCTTGTTTAATGCTTCTAGTGGCTTTTTGATGGATTGGTTTGTCTTTCCAAAAGAGTTTAGT
Coding sequences:
- the mutL gene encoding DNA mismatch repair endonuclease MutL, which encodes MSDIIQLLPDHVANQIAAGEVVQRPASVVKELLENAIDARATHIKLIVKEAGKTLIQVIDDGLGMSVTDARLSFERHATSKIKTAEDLFQLNTKGFRGEALASIAAIAHVELKTKQEDDEVGTEIKIEGSEVVSQEVCVTPKGTSISVKNLFYNIPARRNFLKSNAVELRHIIDEFHRVAMVHADIKFDMYHNGSEVFSLPISNCRQRIVHIFGGKTNEKLVPVDEETDLVSITGFVCKPEYAKRTRGEQFFFVNNRFIKSAYLNHGVNSAFEGLLKEKTHPSYFIYLTVDPISIDINIHPTKTEIKFDDEHALYAMLRSTIKHSLGQFNVAPILDFNRDASMDTPYEYKSKMVKTPTIEVDRNFNPFKEEKKEDSSFSSAKSYSSFKKESTGSWENLYAGLDTTEIPSKPTESEFSSIQFESSEVTGSLFNSDQEAALEHNTTYQLRRKYIVTTIKSGMVIINQHRAHQRILYEEVLRNITMASAVSQQLLFPLKLSFSKQEIALLKSVREHLENTGFVFGDIAGEEISISGIPTVTTESEVSVLLEKLVSDIEQEVPDSGFSLTDLLARSISGSIAVRTGVDLAKEQQQHIVNSLFACTEPTVTPDNKPTFITLTVDDIDKKF
- a CDS encoding rhomboid family intramembrane serine protease, producing the protein MRGISPAVKHILIINVIFWIGTISLGRGVLFENLFAYHFVMSDLFKPWQVFTHMFMHAGYVPTPGGGETIYFQHILFNMFGLWMFGTPVEKFLGTKKFVFFYISAGLGALLIHAGWDYFQFQSELTSLVNAGFDKESVLGILNEGHMTHPEYDKWALVLGDDGFQSLGRNFMGTLVGASGALMGVLVAFGVLFPETPLMLIFLPIPIKAKYFIPAILLLDLFSMLSGYSIFSPSNTAYLAHLGGALFGFMMVWYWKKNSFNQNRWN